The Panthera leo isolate Ple1 chromosome C2, P.leo_Ple1_pat1.1, whole genome shotgun sequence genome window below encodes:
- the LOC122230385 gene encoding epididymal-specific lipocalin-6-like — translation MGSVLLTALLTSVSAPCAQAVWLGRLDPRQLLGSWYVLAVASGEKGFAVEKATKDIEGVVVTLTAENSLKMLSSRHRLERCDVGTVLLRRQNSGWVFENPSLGVLDYRVLGTNFRDYAIVFTQLEFKDEAFSTVELYSRTELASQEAVRLFTRWSRGLGFLSQQQAALQRDLTCAHKAFQSPSG, via the exons ATGGGGAGCGTCCTGCTCACTGCTCTTCTGACGTCGGTCTCAGCGCCTTGCGCCCAGGCTGTGTGGCTGGGAAGGCTGGACCCGAGGCAG ctTCTGGGGTCCTGGTACGTTCTCGCCGTGGCCTCCGGTGAGAAGGGCTTTGCGGTGGAGAAGGCCACGAAGGACATCGAGGGTGTCGTGGTGACCCTTACTGCCGAAAACAGTCTGAAAATGCTGTCCTCCAGGCACAG GCTGGAGAGGTGTGATGTGGGCACAGTATTGCTGCGAAGACAGAACTCTGGATGGGTGTTTGAGAACCCCT CCCTGGGCGTGTTAGACTACCGGGTGCTGGGCACCAACTTCAGGGACTACGCCATCGTCTTCACCCAGCTGGAGTTCAAGGACGAGGCCTTCAGCACCGTGGAGCTCTACA GCCGCACGGAGCTGGCCAGCCAGGAGGCTGTGCGCCTCTTCACCAGGTGGAGCAGGGGCCTGGGCTTCCTGTCCCAGCAGCAGGCCGCGCTGCAGCGGGACC TCACCTGCGCGCACAAGGCCTTCCAG AGTCCTTCTGGGTAG
- the LOC122230386 gene encoding uncharacterized protein LOC122230386, protein MGPGRLVPTLVLALVLAMGSRPQEQLPRGAHSLNWNKFSGFWYILFVISDGQGFLPGRHRRRLGASTVKVHKVGQLKVVLAFSRSQGCRSHTLLLRKDGKKAMFRNTRAYESPGPGEGGPGVKGVEGFHVLSTDYSYVLVHLRLGPAGRTAKMLLFLREALILSRGPQLTLRTARGPDPAHHRAGALVYESGRTRAVHTVGRSPCRAGWRQVAGRRNTSSFPSMKRFVDICETLELADGVTVLLKDGDMWSGAPPIPRHCPGPHHAWPDHPPPVLTPSCPEGHHLYFGVARGPPRPQERSSRFLEFASHGLLRGVW, encoded by the exons ATGGGACCGGGGAGGCTGGTGCCCACGCTGGTCCTGGCGCTTGTGCTGGCCATGGGGTCCCGGCCGCAGGAACAGCTGCCCAGGGGGGCCCACAGCCTCAACTGGAACAAG TTTTCAGGATTCTGGTACATTCTGTTTGTCATCTCCGATGGCCAGGGGTTCTTGCCTGGCAGAcacaggaggaggctgggggcatCCACGGTGAAGGTTCACAAAGTGGGCCAGCTGAAGGTGGTCCTGGCCTTTAGCCG GTCACAGGGGTGCCGGTCACACACGTTACTTCTTCGGAAAGATGGGAAGAAGGCGATGTTCAGGAACACACGTGCGTATGAGAGCCCGGGGCCGGGAGAGGGAGGCCCGGG GGTGAAGGGGGTGGAGGGTTTCCACGTGCTGTCCACCGACTACAGCTACGTCTTGGTTCACCTGCGCCTGGGCCCCGCCGGCCGGACCGCCAAGATGCTACTGTTCTTAAGGGA GGCCCTGATCCTGTCACGAGGACCCCAGCTAACCCTGCGCACCGCCCGAGGCCCCGACCCCGCGCACCATCGCGCTGGGGCTTTGGTGTATGAATCTGGGAGGACGCGGGCAGTCCATACCGTGGGTCGCAGCCCTTGCAGGGCTGGCTGGCggcaggtggcag GCAGACGGAACACGTCCAGCTTCCCGAGCATGAAAAGATTCGTAGACATATGTGAGACTTTGGAGCTCGCCGATGGTGTGACTGTTCTTCTGAAAGACGGTGACATGTGGTCGGGagctccccccatcccccgccacTGTCCAGGTCCACACCACGCCTGGCCCGACCACCCT cCTCCTGTGCTCACGCCCTCCTGCCCTGAGGGCCACCACCTTTACTTTGGGGTCGCTCGTGGCCCTCCGAGACCCCAGGAGCGTTCTTCCCGGTTCCTGGAGTTCGCATCCCACGGCTTGCTGAGAGGTGTCTGGTGA